The proteins below are encoded in one region of Carettochelys insculpta isolate YL-2023 chromosome 14, ASM3395843v1, whole genome shotgun sequence:
- the GINS3 gene encoding DNA replication complex GINS protein PSF3, translated as MRVPLDCSRLAWLPASDAGRKGRMRIVAPWPSSYSCLATAERGNLGRRCRSAMSEAYFPVEPGLGPEENFFSLGDILMSQEKLPGRVEAALPRLAAVLGKGAEAGRSDGIPEGSKVEIPLWLAKGLYDNKRRILSVELPKIYKEGWRTVFSADANVVDLHKMGPYYYGFGSQLLNFDNPENPEIAQTILQTFIGRFRRIMDSSQNAYNEDTSALVARLDELERALFRAGQKGLNDFQCWEKGQASQITASSLVQNYRKRKFTDMDG; from the exons ATGCGCGTCCCCCTCGATTGCTCTCGCCTGGCGTGGCTGCCGGCTTCCGACGCGGGGAGAAAGGGACGCATGCGCATTGTCGCTCCCTGGCCTAGCAGCTACTCCTGCCTGGCAACGGCAGAGCGCGGGAATTTAGGCCGTCGCTGCCGCTCTGCCATGTCCGAGGCCTATTTCCCTGTGGAGCCCGGGCTGGGGCCCGAGGAGAACTTCTTTTCGCTGGGAGACATCCTGATGTCCCAGGAGAAGCTACCGGGCCGTGTGGAGGCCGCCCTGCCCCGCCTGGCTGCCGTGCTGGGCAAGGGCGCGGAGGCCGGCCGGAGCGACGGCATCCCGGAG GGCTCAAAGGTGGAAATACCCTTGTGGCTAGCAAAAGGATTGTATGACAACAAACGGAGGATACTTTCAGTGGAACTGCCAAAGATTTACAAGGAAGGCTGGCGGACAGTGTTCAGTGCTGATGCTAATGTGGTTGACCTTCATAAAATGGGGCCATACTATTATGGCTTTGGATCCCAGCTCTTGAATTTCGACAATCCAGAGAATCCAGAAATAGCTCAGACTATACTGCAG ACATTTATTGGCCGTTTTCGTCGCATCATGGACTCCTCCCAGAATGCCTACAATGAAGATACCTCTGCACTGGTGGCACGACTGGATGAGTTGGAGCGAGCATTATTTCGAGCTGGCCAGAAAGGGCTGAATGACTTTCAGTGCTGGGAGAAAGGGCAGGCTTCTCAGATCACAGCTTCCAGCCTGGTCCAGAATTATAGGAAGAGAAAATTCACAGACATGGATGGCTGA